The following are from one region of the Stanieria sp. NIES-3757 genome:
- a CDS encoding oxidoreductase domain protein yields MQNHNCQNNQDYLISRNQPQPIRMGVIGVGNMGQHHARVLGLIKDIELVGISDINLERGLDIASKYRARFFENYRDILPHVDAVCIAVPTKLHHQVGIDCLQAGVHTLIEKPIAASLAEAESLVNVAAESNCILQVGHIERFNPAFQELSKVLTTEELLAVEVRRMSPYSKRANDVSVVLDLMIHDIDLLLELTAAPVTKLTASGSSAANSGYLDYVTATLSFANGVVATLTASKVTHRKIRTLSAHCQNSLVETDFLNNEILIHRQTKANYTTERGQVLYRQNGLIEKVQTSNIEPLHAELEHFVNCIRGGNQPSVGGQQAIKALRLASLIEQMALDGQAWHHSDWKYQTINSLTATVSPTP; encoded by the coding sequence GTGCAAAATCATAATTGTCAAAACAATCAAGATTATCTCATATCGAGAAATCAGCCTCAACCAATCCGCATGGGAGTAATTGGGGTTGGTAACATGGGACAACATCATGCTCGCGTTCTCGGTCTAATCAAAGATATAGAATTAGTTGGCATCTCTGATATCAATTTGGAAAGAGGATTAGATATTGCTAGCAAATATCGCGCTCGCTTTTTTGAGAATTATCGAGATATTTTGCCCCATGTTGATGCAGTTTGTATTGCTGTCCCAACAAAATTACATCATCAAGTAGGGATAGATTGTTTACAAGCAGGAGTTCATACTTTAATTGAAAAACCAATTGCAGCTTCTCTCGCTGAAGCTGAATCTTTGGTTAATGTAGCAGCCGAATCCAACTGTATTTTACAAGTAGGTCATATTGAAAGATTTAATCCAGCTTTTCAAGAATTAAGTAAAGTCTTAACAACAGAAGAGTTGTTAGCCGTAGAAGTTCGTCGTATGAGTCCTTATTCTAAAAGAGCTAACGATGTCTCTGTGGTTTTAGATTTAATGATTCATGACATTGATTTGCTATTAGAGTTAACTGCTGCACCAGTAACTAAACTTACTGCTAGTGGTAGCAGTGCTGCTAACTCTGGTTATTTAGATTATGTGACAGCAACTTTAAGTTTTGCCAATGGAGTTGTAGCTACTCTTACAGCTAGTAAGGTAACCCATCGTAAAATTCGGACTTTGTCTGCTCATTGTCAAAATTCTTTGGTAGAAACAGATTTTCTCAATAATGAAATTCTAATTCATCGTCAAACCAAAGCTAATTACACAACTGAAAGAGGACAAGTATTGTATCGGCAAAATGGTTTGATCGAAAAAGTACAGACTAGTAATATTGAGCCTTTACATGCAGAATTAGAACACTTTGTTAATTGTATTAGGGGTGGTAATCAACCTTCGGTAGGCGGTCAACAAGCAATTAAAGCTTTACGATTAGCCAGTTTAATTGAACAAATGGCACTAGATGGTCAAGCTTGGCATCATTCTGATTGGAAATACCAAACTATCAATAGTCTAACTGCTACCGTATCTCCCACTCCATAA
- a CDS encoding PBS lyase HEAT domain protein repeat-containing protein produces the protein MTQQNLEYLAHQLESSNSRDRLLALASLREVASEDAVPLIKKVLYDQNIPVRSMAVFALGIKSTDECYGILVKLLETDEDYGIRADAAGALGYLGDIRAFEPLSRAFYEDTNWLVRFSAAVSLGNLQDLRAKDLLIEALDSEEVVLQQAAIAALGEIKAIEAIEQILRFVSSEDWLVRQRLAEALGNLPSEKSISALKFLAKDSHPQVSQAAMISLQRLA, from the coding sequence ATGACTCAGCAAAATTTAGAATATCTTGCTCATCAACTTGAAAGTTCTAATTCTCGCGATCGCTTGCTGGCTTTAGCTTCATTACGAGAGGTTGCGTCTGAAGATGCTGTTCCTTTAATTAAAAAAGTACTTTACGATCAAAATATTCCCGTTCGTTCAATGGCAGTATTTGCTTTGGGAATAAAATCAACGGACGAATGCTATGGTATTTTAGTTAAATTATTGGAAACAGATGAAGATTACGGGATTAGAGCCGATGCTGCTGGGGCTTTGGGCTATTTAGGTGATATCAGAGCTTTTGAACCTTTAAGCAGAGCTTTTTATGAAGATACTAATTGGCTAGTCCGTTTTAGCGCAGCAGTATCGTTGGGTAATCTTCAAGATTTGCGAGCCAAAGATCTTTTAATTGAAGCTTTAGATAGTGAAGAAGTAGTTTTACAACAAGCTGCGATCGCAGCTTTGGGAGAAATCAAAGCCATTGAAGCGATTGAACAGATACTACGTTTTGTCTCTTCAGAAGACTGGTTAGTTAGACAAAGATTAGCAGAGGCGTTAGGAAATTTACCTTCAGAAAAAAGTATTTCTGCTCTCAAGTTTTTAGCTAAAGACAGTCATCCTCAAGTAAGTCAAGCTGCTATGATTTCTTTACAGCGTTTAGCTTAG
- the psbC gene encoding photosystem II 44 kDa subunit reaction center protein: MVTLSNPAYGSGRDQDSTGFAWWAGNARLINLSGKLLGAHVAHAGLIVFWTGAMTIFEVAHYVPEKPMYEQGMILIPHLATLGWGVGPGGEVIDTYPYFVIGVLHLISSAVLGLGGIYHAIRGPEVLEEYSSFFGYDWKDKNQMTNIIGYHLIILGCGAFLLVFKAMFFGGVYDTWAPGGGDVRIITNPTLNPAVIFGYLTKAPFGGEGWIIGVNNMEDIIGGHIWVGLICIAGGVWHILTKPFGWARRALIWSGEAYLSYSIGAVSLMSFIAACFIWFNNTAYPSEFYGPTNAEASQAQAFTFLARDQQMGANIGSAQGPTGLGKYLMRSPTGEIILGGETMRFWDFRGPWLEPMRGPNGIDLDKIRNDIQPWQLRRAAEYMTHAPNASINSVGGIITESNSFNFVNIRQWLASFQFVMAFFFLVGHLWHAGRARAAAGGFEKGIDRETEPVLAMPDLD; the protein is encoded by the coding sequence GTGGTAACGCTCTCTAATCCTGCCTACGGTAGCGGTCGCGACCAAGATTCAACCGGATTTGCTTGGTGGGCTGGTAATGCTCGTTTGATCAATCTTTCCGGTAAACTTTTAGGTGCGCACGTTGCGCATGCTGGCTTAATTGTCTTCTGGACTGGAGCAATGACTATTTTTGAAGTTGCTCACTATGTTCCAGAAAAACCTATGTACGAACAAGGGATGATCTTGATTCCTCACCTAGCTACTCTAGGTTGGGGAGTTGGTCCCGGTGGAGAGGTAATTGATACTTATCCTTACTTTGTTATTGGTGTTCTACACTTAATTTCTTCTGCTGTTCTTGGTTTAGGTGGTATTTACCACGCTATTCGCGGTCCTGAAGTTTTAGAAGAATATTCCAGCTTCTTTGGTTATGACTGGAAAGACAAAAACCAAATGACCAATATTATTGGTTACCACTTAATTATTTTAGGATGTGGTGCTTTCTTATTGGTCTTTAAGGCAATGTTCTTCGGTGGAGTTTACGATACTTGGGCTCCTGGTGGCGGAGACGTTCGGATTATTACCAATCCAACCCTTAATCCTGCTGTAATTTTTGGTTATTTAACCAAAGCACCTTTCGGTGGTGAAGGTTGGATTATTGGTGTCAATAACATGGAAGACATCATTGGTGGTCACATTTGGGTCGGTTTGATCTGTATCGCTGGCGGTGTTTGGCACATTTTGACCAAGCCTTTTGGTTGGGCTCGTCGTGCTTTGATTTGGTCTGGTGAAGCTTATCTTTCTTACAGTATCGGTGCTGTGTCTTTAATGTCCTTCATCGCTGCTTGTTTTATCTGGTTCAACAACACTGCTTACCCCAGTGAGTTTTATGGCCCTACTAACGCAGAAGCTTCTCAAGCTCAAGCATTTACCTTCTTAGCTCGCGACCAACAAATGGGTGCTAATATTGGTTCTGCTCAAGGTCCTACTGGTCTTGGTAAATATTTGATGCGTTCTCCCACTGGTGAAATTATTCTTGGTGGTGAAACAATGCGTTTCTGGGATTTCCGTGGTCCTTGGTTAGAACCCATGCGTGGTCCTAATGGTATTGATTTAGATAAAATCAGAAATGACATTCAACCTTGGCAGTTACGTCGTGCTGCTGAGTATATGACTCATGCACCTAACGCTTCTATCAACTCCGTAGGTGGTATTATCACTGAGTCTAACTCTTTCAACTTTGTTAATATACGTCAATGGTTGGCTTCGTTCCAATTTGTAATGGCTTTCTTCTTCCTAGTTGGTCATCTTTGGCATGCTGGTCGTGCTAGAGCTGCTGCTGGTGGATTTGAAAAAGGTATTGACCGCGAAACTGAACCAGTATTGGCTATGCCTGACCTAGACTAA
- a CDS encoding photosystem II D2 protein has protein sequence MTIAVGRAPASRGWFDVLDDWLKRDRFVFVGWSGILLFPCAYLALGGWLTGTTFVTSWYTHGLASSYLEGCNFLTVAVSTPADSMGHSLLFLWGPEANWDFTRWCQIGGLWTFVALHGAFGLIGFMLRQFEIARLVGIRPYNAIAFSAPIAVFVSVFLMYPLGQSSWFFAPSFGVAGIFRFILFVQGFHNFTLNPFHMMGVAGVLGGALLCAIHGATVENTLFEDGDGANTFKAFEPTQAEETYSMVTANRFWSQIFGIAFSNKRWLHFFMLFVPVTGLWMASIGIIGIALNLRAYDFVSQELRAAEDPEFETFYTKNILLNEGLRAWMATQDQPHENFEFPEEVLPRGNAL, from the coding sequence ATGACTATAGCAGTAGGACGCGCTCCAGCAAGTAGAGGATGGTTTGATGTCCTCGATGACTGGCTCAAGCGCGATCGCTTTGTCTTCGTAGGTTGGTCAGGAATATTACTATTCCCCTGTGCTTACCTAGCCCTAGGAGGCTGGTTAACAGGTACTACCTTCGTGACATCTTGGTACACACACGGTTTAGCAAGTTCATACCTCGAAGGATGTAACTTTCTTACTGTAGCAGTATCAACCCCCGCAGACAGCATGGGACACTCATTACTGTTCCTCTGGGGACCAGAAGCTAACTGGGACTTCACCCGTTGGTGTCAAATTGGTGGCTTGTGGACATTCGTTGCCCTCCACGGTGCCTTTGGCTTGATCGGCTTCATGTTACGTCAGTTTGAAATCGCTCGCTTAGTTGGGATTCGTCCTTACAATGCGATCGCTTTCTCCGCGCCAATTGCCGTCTTTGTCAGCGTCTTTTTGATGTATCCCTTGGGACAATCCTCGTGGTTTTTTGCACCCAGTTTTGGGGTAGCAGGAATCTTCCGATTCATTCTCTTTGTCCAAGGATTCCACAACTTTACCCTCAACCCCTTCCACATGATGGGAGTAGCAGGAGTATTAGGTGGAGCATTATTGTGTGCCATTCACGGAGCAACAGTAGAAAACACCCTGTTTGAAGATGGAGATGGAGCCAACACCTTCAAGGCGTTTGAACCAACCCAAGCAGAAGAAACCTACAGTATGGTAACAGCCAATCGTTTCTGGTCACAAATCTTTGGGATTGCCTTCTCCAACAAACGTTGGTTACACTTCTTCATGCTGTTTGTGCCTGTGACAGGATTATGGATGGCAAGCATCGGCATTATTGGCATTGCCCTCAACTTAAGGGCATATGACTTTGTTTCTCAAGAATTGAGAGCAGCAGAAGACCCAGAATTTGAGACATTCTACACCAAGAATATTCTGCTCAACGAAGGTCTCAGAGCCTGGATGGCTACTCAAGATCAACCCCACGAAAACTTTGAATTCCCAGAGGAGGTTCTACCACGTGGTAACGCTCTCTAA
- a CDS encoding photosystem I assembly Ycf4, producing MTMNQGVIRQNILGSRRFSNFLWASVSLIGGIGFLLAGLSSYLNTNLLFVSDTSELQFIPQGIALTFYGVAGCLLSVYLWLIILWDVGGGYNEFNKNQGIVKIIRSGFPGKNRRIELEFPLEDVQSVKAEIKEGLNPKRALYLKVKQRRDIPLTRVGEPIALSALENQGAELARFLEVPLEGL from the coding sequence ATGACAATGAATCAGGGCGTTATTCGCCAAAATATTTTAGGTTCTCGCAGATTTAGTAATTTTTTATGGGCTAGCGTTTCTTTGATTGGAGGGATTGGCTTTTTACTGGCAGGACTTTCTAGCTATCTAAACACCAACTTGCTGTTTGTCTCAGATACCAGTGAACTTCAATTTATTCCTCAAGGAATAGCTTTGACTTTTTATGGTGTGGCTGGTTGTTTATTGTCAGTTTATCTCTGGCTAATCATTCTTTGGGACGTAGGCGGTGGTTATAATGAATTTAATAAAAACCAAGGGATTGTCAAAATTATTCGTTCGGGATTTCCTGGCAAAAATCGGCGCATTGAGCTTGAATTTCCGCTAGAAGATGTTCAATCAGTTAAAGCCGAGATTAAAGAAGGACTTAATCCCAAACGAGCTTTGTATTTAAAAGTTAAACAAAGAAGAGATATTCCTTTAACTCGTGTCGGTGAACCAATTGCTCTCTCAGCTTTAGAAAATCAAGGAGCAGAATTAGCCCGTTTTTTAGAAGTTCCATTAGAAGGGCTGTAA
- a CDS encoding peptidyl-prolyl cis-trans isomerase cyclophilin type produces MKTNFGFKNLVTLIVIIGLALAGCNTATTNSSQASPSSDNLSTTQVESTTADPSSLAMNQNLPKLEGKAKVKLIVNGSPIVIELNGDDAPITAGNFVDLVERGVYDGLVFHRVIKEPQPFVAQGGDPQGKDPNFPVSRLGTGGYIDSETGQRRFIPLEIKLDGEKEPTYNQALGRQAGLSAPPVTLKHDRGAVAMARSQAPDSASSQFYIALADLEFLDGDYAVFGTVVEGMDVVDKIEQGDRIESAEVIEGAENLKK; encoded by the coding sequence ATGAAGACAAATTTTGGGTTTAAAAATCTAGTTACGCTAATTGTGATTATTGGTTTAGCTTTGGCAGGATGTAATACTGCAACCACAAATTCTTCCCAAGCGTCCCCATCATCTGATAACCTCTCAACAACGCAAGTAGAATCTACCACTGCTGATCCCAGTAGTTTAGCAATGAATCAAAACTTACCGAAATTAGAAGGCAAAGCCAAAGTAAAGTTAATCGTTAACGGTTCACCAATTGTGATTGAACTCAATGGCGATGATGCACCCATAACTGCTGGCAATTTCGTCGATTTAGTCGAACGTGGAGTATATGATGGACTGGTATTTCATCGTGTAATTAAAGAACCTCAACCTTTTGTGGCTCAAGGAGGAGATCCTCAAGGAAAAGATCCTAATTTTCCCGTCAGTCGCCTCGGTACTGGTGGTTACATCGATTCAGAAACAGGACAAAGACGGTTTATTCCCCTAGAAATTAAATTGGATGGAGAAAAAGAACCTACTTATAACCAAGCCTTGGGAAGACAGGCAGGTTTATCTGCACCACCTGTAACCCTAAAACACGATCGCGGTGCAGTGGCGATGGCTCGTTCTCAAGCTCCTGATTCGGCATCTTCTCAGTTTTATATCGCTCTAGCAGATTTGGAATTTTTAGATGGTGACTATGCGGTATTTGGCACAGTAGTTGAGGGAATGGATGTGGTCGATAAAATCGAGCAGGGCGATCGCATTGAGTCGGCAGAAGTAATCGAAGGAGCAGAAAACCTGAAAAAATAA
- a CDS encoding beta-ketoacyl synthase, with the protein MDVVVTGIGLLTCLGSLRSTWQNLKDGKSGIRLTQIFPDLPLYPLGMIGESPVKLKALTKLVVEAALKDAGLEPPLIDSGVVIGSSRGCQADWEELATNQNYENWLETLPHQGAVLTANLLNTTAPVLAPMAACATGITAIARGFELIQTGQCQRVIVGAVEAPITKLTLAGFERMGALATTGCYPFALKREGLVLGEGGAVLVLETAELAARRQTKIYGKILGFGLTCDAYHISAPDSNLVSGLLAVKQCLARSNLNPSDIDYIHAHGTSTILNDAHEAQLIQALFPQSVAVSSTKGATGHTLGASGAIGTAICLMALKEQILPPCVGLTESEFDLDLVTVERQSQIQRVLCFSFGFGGQNAVLALEK; encoded by the coding sequence ATGGATGTGGTTGTAACTGGTATTGGCTTACTGACTTGTTTGGGTTCGTTACGCAGTACTTGGCAAAATTTAAAGGACGGTAAATCGGGGATTAGGTTAACACAAATTTTCCCTGATTTGCCTCTTTATCCTTTAGGAATGATTGGGGAAAGTCCTGTTAAGTTAAAAGCTCTTACTAAATTAGTAGTTGAAGCAGCCTTAAAAGATGCAGGATTAGAACCTCCTTTAATTGATTCTGGTGTAGTAATTGGTTCAAGTCGTGGTTGTCAAGCAGATTGGGAAGAATTAGCAACCAATCAAAATTATGAAAATTGGTTAGAGACTTTACCTCATCAAGGTGCAGTTTTAACAGCTAATCTATTGAATACCACCGCACCAGTCTTAGCTCCAATGGCAGCTTGTGCCACAGGAATAACCGCGATCGCTAGAGGTTTTGAGTTGATTCAAACAGGTCAATGTCAACGGGTGATAGTTGGAGCAGTAGAAGCACCAATTACCAAACTAACTTTGGCAGGTTTTGAACGAATGGGAGCTTTAGCAACTACGGGTTGTTATCCTTTTGCTCTCAAGCGAGAAGGTTTGGTATTAGGGGAAGGTGGTGCCGTATTGGTATTGGAAACAGCCGAATTAGCTGCTCGTCGTCAAACAAAAATTTATGGCAAAATTTTGGGTTTTGGGTTAACTTGTGATGCCTACCATATCAGTGCGCCAGACTCTAATTTGGTGAGTGGTTTATTAGCAGTGAAACAATGTTTAGCTAGAAGTAACCTTAATCCTAGTGATATAGACTACATTCACGCTCATGGTACTAGCACTATCCTGAATGATGCTCATGAGGCTCAATTAATTCAAGCTTTGTTTCCTCAATCAGTAGCAGTCAGTTCGACTAAAGGCGCAACAGGACATACTTTAGGTGCATCGGGAGCAATTGGCACAGCAATATGTTTAATGGCATTAAAAGAGCAAATATTACCGCCTTGTGTAGGCTTAACCGAATCAGAATTTGATTTAGACTTAGTTACTGTAGAGCGTCAGAGTCAAATTCAAAGAGTACTTTGTTTCAGTTTTGGTTTTGGTGGTCAAAATGCCGTGTTAGCTTTAGAAAAATAG
- a CDS encoding maltose transacetylase gives MKEKTEREKMLDGELYLATDEELARMQTKAAQLLYNFNFSQPHQVDWRKEIIVTLFGKIGSNFVIRPPFYCDYGCHIVAGDNLYINYDCTILDCNKVYLGNNVLLAPKVQIYTAYHPSEPQVRLTGQELAASVTIGDNVWLGGGAIICPGISIGSNVTIGAGSIVTQNIPDNVVAVGNPCRVIKEV, from the coding sequence ATGAAAGAAAAAACCGAAAGAGAAAAAATGCTGGATGGTGAATTGTATTTGGCAACAGATGAAGAATTAGCCCGAATGCAGACTAAAGCAGCTCAATTACTTTATAACTTCAATTTTTCTCAGCCGCATCAAGTAGATTGGCGAAAAGAGATTATTGTGACTCTGTTTGGTAAAATCGGTTCTAATTTTGTGATCCGACCTCCATTTTATTGCGATTACGGTTGTCATATTGTGGCTGGTGATAATTTATATATTAATTACGATTGCACAATTCTTGACTGTAATAAGGTGTATCTAGGTAATAATGTTTTATTAGCACCAAAAGTTCAAATCTATACTGCCTATCATCCTAGCGAGCCTCAAGTTAGATTAACTGGTCAAGAATTAGCAGCATCCGTTACTATTGGCGATAATGTTTGGCTTGGTGGTGGCGCGATCATTTGCCCTGGGATTTCGATTGGCTCAAATGTAACTATCGGTGCAGGTAGTATCGTAACCCAAAATATTCCAGATAATGTTGTTGCCGTAGGAAATCCTTGCCGAGTGATTAAAGAAGTTTAA
- a CDS encoding GCN5-related N-acetyltransferase — protein sequence MAVEIIPCSLEQIKLLIEDVDAFWKVYGFRAIEGYLPFDGALQYSLKAIQTAEIWHPWLPYLFIFPRDRALVGLGGFKSVPDSERTVEIGYSIAPSYQDRGLATSAASQLIEIAFASGLVDCVCAHTLAESNASTRVLEKCGMTKVSEIVDPEDGKVWRWEIIQI from the coding sequence ATGGCTGTAGAAATTATTCCCTGTTCCCTAGAACAGATTAAGCTATTGATTGAAGACGTAGATGCCTTTTGGAAGGTTTACGGATTTCGAGCGATCGAGGGATACTTACCTTTTGACGGCGCACTTCAGTATAGTTTGAAAGCGATACAAACAGCCGAAATATGGCATCCCTGGTTGCCGTATTTGTTTATTTTTCCTCGCGATCGAGCTTTAGTTGGGTTGGGAGGCTTTAAATCGGTTCCCGATTCTGAACGTACTGTGGAAATTGGTTACTCCATCGCACCGAGTTATCAAGATAGAGGTTTGGCAACTTCGGCTGCTAGTCAACTGATTGAAATTGCTTTTGCTTCAGGGTTAGTAGACTGTGTTTGCGCTCATACTCTAGCAGAATCCAATGCCTCCACTAGAGTTTTAGAAAAATGTGGCATGACTAAGGTATCGGAAATTGTCGATCCAGAAGATGGTAAAGTGTGGAGATGGGAAATCATACAAATTTAA
- a CDS encoding ABC transporter related: MTAKHKKVVQHPFIRLLRYGRKYRVSIWQATICSILNKIFDLAPPALIGAAVDIVVKPQSSIIARFGVIDVFQQLLIICALSAVIWGLESVFEYAYERLWRNLAQNIQHDLRLDAYSHIQDLELAYFEERSTGTLLSILNDDINQLERFLDIGANEILQVITTVIIIGGAFLVLIPNVAWMSILPIPIILWGSIAFQKRLAPRYAAVREKVSLLNSRLANNLSGITTIKSFTTEAYELERLNQESEAYRQSNRRAIALSAAFIPLIRIVILAGFTAILLFGGMEVVAGELAVGTYSVLVFLTQRLLWPLTRLGQTLDLYQRAMASTNRVMDLLDTPIAIHSGKLSLPTETIRGEINLDRITFAYNQFDPIFENLSLHIPAGKTIAIVGSTGSGKSTIVKLLLRLYEIEAGKITLDGIDIRDIFLADLRRGIGLVSQDVFLFHGSVRENIAYGSPESSLEEIITAAKIAEADDFINRLPQGYDTIVGERGQKLSGGQRQRIAIARAVLKNPPILILDEATSAVDNETEAAIARSLERITQNRTTIAIAHRLSTIRNADCIYVLEFGQIVEQGTHEELLAKQGIYASLWRVQTGVKISR; this comes from the coding sequence ATGACTGCTAAACATAAAAAGGTAGTTCAACATCCTTTTATTCGTTTGCTGAGATATGGACGTAAATATCGCGTTTCGATTTGGCAAGCAACTATTTGTTCGATTCTTAACAAAATTTTCGATCTAGCACCTCCAGCTTTAATTGGTGCAGCAGTAGATATAGTAGTAAAACCCCAGAGTTCAATTATTGCTCGTTTCGGAGTAATTGATGTTTTTCAACAGTTATTAATTATTTGTGCTTTATCTGCTGTGATTTGGGGTTTGGAATCGGTTTTTGAATATGCTTATGAACGTCTATGGCGCAATTTAGCACAAAATATTCAACACGATTTACGTTTAGATGCTTACAGTCATATTCAAGATTTAGAATTAGCATATTTTGAAGAACGTAGTACAGGAACACTACTATCAATTCTCAATGATGATATTAATCAACTAGAAAGATTTTTAGATATTGGTGCTAATGAAATTCTTCAAGTAATTACCACAGTAATTATTATCGGTGGCGCATTTTTAGTTTTAATTCCCAATGTTGCCTGGATGTCTATTTTACCGATTCCAATTATTCTTTGGGGTTCAATTGCTTTTCAAAAACGTCTGGCACCTCGTTATGCTGCTGTAAGAGAAAAAGTTAGTTTACTCAATTCACGTCTGGCAAATAATCTTAGTGGGATTACTACTATTAAAAGTTTTACTACTGAAGCTTACGAACTAGAACGATTAAACCAAGAAAGTGAAGCTTATCGTCAGAGTAATCGTAGAGCGATCGCTCTTTCGGCTGCTTTTATTCCTCTAATTAGGATCGTAATTTTGGCTGGTTTTACAGCAATTCTTTTGTTTGGTGGGATGGAAGTAGTTGCAGGTGAATTAGCTGTAGGTACTTACAGTGTCTTGGTTTTTCTGACTCAAAGATTATTATGGCCCTTAACTAGATTAGGACAAACTTTAGACCTCTATCAACGGGCAATGGCTTCTACTAATCGTGTGATGGATTTGCTGGATACTCCGATTGCTATTCATTCTGGTAAGTTATCGCTACCTACAGAAACGATTCGGGGTGAAATAAATTTAGATCGAATTACGTTTGCTTATAATCAGTTCGATCCAATTTTTGAAAATCTCTCGCTGCACATTCCAGCAGGAAAAACGATCGCAATTGTTGGTTCGACGGGTTCGGGAAAAAGTACGATTGTTAAGTTGTTATTGAGATTATATGAAATTGAAGCAGGCAAAATAACCCTTGATGGGATAGATATTCGAGATATTTTCTTGGCTGATTTGCGTCGAGGAATTGGTTTAGTCAGTCAAGATGTCTTTCTTTTTCACGGTTCGGTGAGAGAAAATATTGCTTATGGTAGCCCTGAATCTAGTTTAGAAGAAATTATTACTGCTGCCAAAATCGCTGAAGCTGATGATTTTATCAATCGCTTGCCTCAAGGTTACGATACTATTGTCGGGGAAAGAGGGCAAAAACTATCTGGTGGACAGAGACAGAGAATTGCGATCGCTAGAGCCGTCCTGAAAAATCCCCCTATTTTGATTCTCGATGAAGCTACCTCAGCCGTAGACAATGAAACCGAAGCTGCGATCGCCCGTTCTTTAGAAAGAATTACTCAAAATCGCACCACTATCGCGATCGCTCATAGATTATCGACGATTCGGAATGCAGATTGTATTTATGTGTTGGAATTTGGTCAGATTGTTGAACAAGGAACTCACGAAGAATTATTAGCTAAACAAGGAATTTATGCTAGTTTATGGCGAGTGCAAACAGGCGTAAAAATATCTCGATGA
- a CDS encoding 3-dehydroquinate synthase, protein MTSITVNLPETAYEIVISPGCLSELGNQMKKLNVGKKVLVVSNPEIFNVYGDTCLQSLETAGFEVEHHLIPAGETYKTLQSIEQVYDTAFKHHLERSSTLVALGGGVIGDMTGFAAATWLRGVNFIQVPTTLLAMVDASVGGKTGVNHPQGKNLIGAFYQPKLVLIDPDVLKTLPEREFRAGMAEVIKYGIIWDADLFSKLEQAEQIDSFAGISSELLETILVRSTQAKADVVSQDEKEAGLRAILNYGHTIGHAVESLTNYEQFVHGEAVAIGMVAAGKIATQMGLWTEEEATRQDRLIKKTGLPTTIPAELDLDDILATLQSDKKVKAGKVRFILPTQIGKVEISDRVTAEIIHQAILAIK, encoded by the coding sequence ATGACAAGTATTACTGTCAACTTACCTGAAACTGCCTACGAAATTGTGATATCTCCTGGTTGTCTTTCGGAATTAGGTAACCAGATGAAAAAATTAAATGTAGGAAAAAAGGTTTTAGTTGTTTCCAACCCAGAGATTTTTAATGTTTATGGTGATACTTGTCTGCAATCTTTAGAAACTGCTGGTTTTGAAGTTGAACATCACTTAATTCCTGCGGGAGAAACTTACAAAACTCTTCAATCTATCGAGCAAGTTTATGATACTGCCTTTAAACATCATCTCGAACGTTCCTCGACTTTAGTCGCTTTGGGCGGTGGAGTAATTGGTGATATGACTGGTTTTGCTGCTGCTACTTGGTTACGTGGAGTCAACTTTATCCAAGTACCGACAACGTTACTGGCAATGGTAGATGCTTCTGTCGGAGGAAAAACAGGAGTCAACCATCCCCAAGGAAAAAATCTCATTGGTGCTTTTTATCAGCCAAAATTAGTTTTAATCGATCCTGATGTCTTAAAAACTTTGCCAGAAAGAGAATTTCGTGCAGGTATGGCAGAAGTCATTAAATATGGCATTATTTGGGACGCAGATTTGTTTAGTAAATTAGAACAAGCCGAACAAATCGATAGTTTTGCTGGTATTTCTTCAGAATTATTAGAAACAATTTTAGTCCGTTCAACTCAAGCAAAAGCTGATGTAGTTAGTCAAGACGAAAAAGAAGCAGGACTAAGAGCAATTTTAAACTATGGTCATACTATTGGTCATGCTGTTGAAAGTTTAACTAATTACGAACAATTTGTTCATGGAGAAGCAGTAGCAATTGGTATGGTGGCAGCAGGGAAAATTGCAACTCAAATGGGATTATGGACAGAAGAGGAAGCGACTCGCCAAGATCGATTGATTAAAAAAACAGGATTACCAACTACTATTCCTGCTGAATTAGATTTAGATGATATTTTAGCAACTCTTCAAAGCGATAAAAAAGTCAAAGCTGGTAAAGTAAGATTTATACTTCCCACTCAAATAGGTAAGGTAGAGATTAGCGATCGCGTTACGGCTGAAATAATTCATCAAGCAATTTTAGCTATTAAATAA